A region of Pirellulales bacterium DNA encodes the following proteins:
- the rplK gene encoding 50S ribosomal protein L11: MAKQMVAQVKFQVPGGQATPAPPVGTSLGRFGVNLGQFVMQFNEKTRDAGGMPIPVVVTVYNDRSFEFYTKSPPAAALLKQAAAIAKGSGVPNKEKVGKVTSAQIADIVKLKMADLNARDVEHAKRMVEGTARSMGITVEG; encoded by the coding sequence ATGGCGAAGCAGATGGTCGCACAGGTGAAGTTTCAGGTCCCCGGTGGCCAGGCAACCCCGGCGCCGCCGGTTGGTACGTCGCTGGGGCGCTTCGGCGTCAACCTGGGACAATTCGTCATGCAGTTCAACGAGAAGACGCGCGACGCCGGCGGCATGCCGATTCCGGTGGTCGTCACGGTCTACAACGACCGCAGCTTCGAGTTCTATACGAAGAGTCCGCCGGCCGCGGCACTGTTGAAGCAAGCTGCCGCGATCGCCAAGGGGTCGGGCGTGCCGAACAAGGAGAAGGTCGGCAAGGTGACTTCGGCCCAGATCGCGGACATCGTGAAATTGAAGATGGCCGACCTCAATGCCCGCGATGTCGAGCATGCTAAGCGGATGGTCGAAGGGACCGCACGCAGCATGGGAATTACGGTCGAAGGGTAA
- the rplA gene encoding 50S ribosomal protein L1 produces the protein MPKTTKRMTAAIAKAPGETPVTVGEAVTILKQFNTTKFDQSVEIAMRLGIDAKQADQLVRGSIVLPHGIGKSLRVVVFAKGDLAEQAKSAGAAEVGADELAKKIKDGWTEFDVCIAAPDMMGLVGPLGRVLGPRGLMPSPRAGTVTQEIAKTVKEYKAGKVEFRNDATGIVHAVVGKLSFEAKQLAENIQAFIDYIHGLKPAGVKGHYVKSIAVSGTMSPGVRIAA, from the coding sequence ATGCCAAAGACCACCAAACGAATGACTGCCGCGATTGCCAAGGCGCCTGGCGAGACGCCGGTTACCGTCGGCGAAGCTGTCACGATTTTGAAGCAGTTCAACACGACGAAGTTCGATCAATCGGTCGAAATCGCGATGCGTCTGGGGATCGATGCCAAGCAGGCCGATCAACTGGTGCGCGGTTCGATCGTGTTGCCGCACGGTATCGGCAAGTCGTTGCGGGTCGTGGTCTTCGCCAAGGGGGACCTGGCCGAGCAAGCTAAATCGGCGGGGGCTGCCGAGGTGGGAGCCGACGAGTTGGCCAAGAAGATCAAGGACGGTTGGACCGAGTTCGACGTGTGCATCGCCGCCCCGGACATGATGGGGTTGGTCGGTCCACTGGGACGCGTGCTGGGGCCGCGCGGTTTGATGCCCTCGCCCCGTGCTGGAACGGTGACGCAAGAAATCGCCAAGACGGTCAAGGAATACAAAGCCGGTAAGGTGGAATTCCGCAACGATGCAACGGGCATCGTTCACGCGGTGGTCGGCAAGCTGAGCTTCGAAGCCAAGCAGTTGGCCGAGAACATTCAAGCGTTCATCGACTACATCCACGGCCTCAAGCCCGCCGGCGTGAAGGGGCATTACGTAAAGAGCATCGCGGTCAGCGGGACGATGAGCCCGGGTGTCCGCATCGCGGCCTGA
- the rplL gene encoding 50S ribosomal protein L7/L12 has translation MTEATLEYSSSTKELGDKIVELTLKQAKELSDYLENTYGIKPAAGGAVVMAGPADAGAAAPAAEKTEFDVVLEAFGDQKIGVIKVVRAATGLGLKEAKDLVEGVPSKIKEGISKEDAEKLKKELEGAGAKVSIK, from the coding sequence ATGACTGAAGCGACCCTGGAATATTCCTCGTCGACCAAGGAGCTCGGGGACAAGATTGTCGAGTTGACGCTCAAGCAGGCCAAGGAACTGAGCGATTACTTGGAAAACACGTACGGCATCAAGCCGGCGGCTGGTGGTGCGGTGGTCATGGCTGGCCCTGCCGACGCTGGCGCTGCGGCTCCGGCGGCCGAGAAGACCGAGTTCGACGTCGTGCTGGAAGCCTTCGGCGACCAGAAGATCGGCGTGATCAAAGTCGTGCGTGCGGCGACCGGTTTGGGCCTGAAAGAGGCCAAGGATCTTGTCGAGGGTGTTCCCAGCAAGATCAAGGAGGGCATCTCCAAGGAAGACGCCGAGAAGCTCAAGAAGGAACTCGAGGGAGCGGGCGCGAAGGTCTCGATCAAGTAG
- the rplJ gene encoding 50S ribosomal protein L10 — MSKFVKNLLMDDLKQRWNGVDALLLVSLTGLTANTNSALRKQLRDKNIQMVMVKNSLARRAAEGTSLAAGFQSLEGSLAAVWGGEDIVSLAKDIIRFSDDKLFAPLTPQGGVMDGEALTADQVRQVSKWPSRQEQLSILVGQILSPGANLVSQLTSVGGALASQIKQKGEGEEGADEAPAGDAPAGEAPAGEAPATEASAG, encoded by the coding sequence ATGAGCAAATTCGTCAAAAATCTGTTGATGGATGATCTGAAACAGCGCTGGAACGGGGTTGATGCCCTGCTGCTGGTGTCGTTGACCGGACTCACGGCCAACACCAATAGCGCGTTGCGAAAGCAGCTCCGCGACAAGAACATCCAGATGGTCATGGTCAAGAACAGCTTGGCCCGCCGGGCGGCTGAAGGGACCTCGCTGGCGGCGGGTTTCCAGAGCCTGGAAGGTTCGTTGGCCGCGGTCTGGGGAGGCGAGGACATCGTCTCGCTGGCCAAGGACATCATTCGATTTTCGGACGACAAGCTATTTGCGCCGCTGACGCCTCAAGGGGGCGTCATGGATGGCGAGGCGCTGACGGCCGACCAAGTGCGACAGGTCAGCAAGTGGCCCAGCCGCCAAGAGCAGTTGAGCATCTTGGTGGGTCAGATCTTGTCACCGGGTGCGAATCTGGTCAGTCAGTTGACCAGCGTCGGCGGTGCCCTGGCGAGCCAGATCAAGCAAAAGGGAGAAGGAGAAGAAGGAGCAGACGAAGCGCCCGCTGGCGACGCTCCGGCAGGTGAAGCGCCGGCAGGTGAAGCGCCGGCAACGGAAGCGTCCGCCGGGTAG
- the rpoB gene encoding DNA-directed RNA polymerase subunit beta: MATSAERRLRPQEVRRFGSIQEHHGIPDLTEIQTRSYQAFLQLESSHDARKDEGLEGVLREIFPIESYDKTLRLEYLRYELGKPRYEPDECRQLRLTYGRPFKVWLRLTKEQPIEEEVYLGDMPIMIGGGEFIINGAERVVVSQLHRSPGVDFVSDIEGTDKRLHSCRIIPERGSWIELNVNKKDSLTVRIDQSGKFSAMMLLRAMDAKYSQNAQLIRCFYETANETVVDGRSAGKLEGKIAVNDVVYPSSSERAGEIILESGQKITKNAAELICTSGLSSVEVMPDVKDPLIFNCLQEDNTASHEEALLKIYQRLRPGNPPQLEKARSLFFEKFFDTNRYRLGKVGRFRINRKLALKTPETEMTLRPEDLIASIKYLLHLRADDAGFEIDDIDHLGNRRLRTIDELACDELRKGFLKLRRTVQERMSLKDVEDLTPRSLINPKSISAAIEYFFGRGELSQVVDQTNPLSMLTHERRLSALGPGGLNRKRAGFEVRDVHISHYGRICPIETPEGTNIGLISSLGIYAGVDSYGFLVTPYRKVNKGKLSDEVVWLRADQESEAYLAPADTPVEKGKMQGETIIARYRADFELAPIDKIEYMDVAPSQMVGVSAGLIPFLEHDDANRALMGSNMQRQAVPLLVTEPPIVATGMERDVAQNSGMLVRARKKGTVTYVDSTRIEIGSEVYPLRKFVGLNERTCQNQKPIIELGQKVEKGDVLADGAATFQGELALGRNVLVGFMAWDGFNFEDAIIISEDLVKDDTYTSLHIEEFDIEIRETKLGREEFTRDIPNVSEKALRNLDDGGIVRIGTYVRPGDILVGKVSPKSKTELTPEEKLLHAIFGRAGEDVKNDSLEVPSGVEGIVIDTQKFSRRLSLSEDERKAFEKALKEAESEGNARIAQTFGAMVEELETVLQRKLTDEEGNPLVRDQEHKFVAEQARNFRLEKLDIRSPQRKTEVEKSFKTLWPTVETAIDDCDRKLNSMKRGDELRSGVLQMVKVYVAAKRVISVGDKMAGRHGNKGVIAKILPREDMPFLADGTPVQILLNPLGVPSRMNVGQILETHLGWAGAKLGFQAITPVFDGATEEVIRNCLVEANLPRHGKAQLHDGRTGEPLEQETTVGYIYMLKLHHLVDDKVHARSTGPYSLITQQPLGGKARFGGQRFGEMEVWALEAYGAAYILQELLTVKSDDVEGRTKIYESMVKGENTLEAGTPASFDVLTNEIRGLGLNMQLEKRRV, from the coding sequence ATGGCCACTTCGGCAGAACGACGTCTCCGCCCGCAAGAAGTCCGTCGCTTCGGCTCGATCCAGGAACATCACGGCATCCCCGATCTCACCGAGATCCAAACACGCAGCTACCAGGCATTTCTGCAACTCGAGTCCAGTCATGACGCCCGCAAGGACGAGGGACTCGAGGGTGTGCTGCGCGAGATATTCCCGATCGAGAGCTACGACAAGACGCTGCGCCTGGAATACCTGCGCTACGAACTTGGAAAGCCGCGTTACGAGCCGGATGAATGCCGGCAGTTGCGACTGACCTACGGCCGGCCGTTCAAGGTCTGGCTGCGCCTGACCAAGGAACAGCCGATCGAGGAAGAGGTCTACCTGGGTGACATGCCGATCATGATCGGCGGCGGCGAGTTCATCATCAACGGTGCCGAGCGCGTCGTGGTGAGCCAGTTGCACCGCAGCCCGGGCGTCGACTTCGTCAGCGATATCGAAGGGACCGACAAGCGACTGCATAGTTGCCGCATCATTCCCGAGCGCGGTAGCTGGATCGAGCTGAATGTCAACAAGAAGGACAGCCTGACGGTCCGCATCGACCAGAGCGGCAAGTTCTCGGCGATGATGTTGCTGCGGGCGATGGACGCCAAGTACAGCCAGAATGCGCAGCTCATCCGTTGCTTCTACGAGACGGCGAACGAAACGGTCGTGGACGGGCGCAGTGCCGGCAAGCTGGAAGGCAAAATCGCGGTCAATGACGTCGTCTACCCGTCGTCCAGCGAGCGGGCCGGCGAAATCATCCTGGAAAGCGGCCAGAAGATCACTAAGAACGCGGCCGAGTTGATCTGCACCTCGGGCCTGTCGTCGGTCGAAGTGATGCCGGACGTCAAAGACCCGTTGATCTTCAATTGCTTGCAGGAAGACAACACGGCCAGCCATGAAGAAGCGCTGCTGAAGATCTACCAGCGTCTGCGGCCGGGCAATCCGCCGCAACTGGAGAAGGCGCGCTCGTTGTTCTTCGAGAAGTTCTTCGATACGAATCGTTACCGCCTGGGCAAGGTCGGTCGGTTCCGCATCAATCGCAAGCTGGCGCTGAAAACCCCCGAAACCGAGATGACGCTGCGGCCCGAAGACTTGATCGCCTCGATCAAGTACCTGTTGCATCTGCGTGCGGATGACGCCGGCTTCGAGATCGACGATATCGATCACCTGGGTAATCGCCGTCTGCGCACGATCGACGAGCTGGCCTGTGACGAACTACGCAAAGGCTTCCTCAAGCTGCGCCGCACCGTCCAAGAGCGCATGAGCTTGAAGGACGTCGAGGATTTGACGCCGCGCAGCCTGATCAATCCGAAAAGCATCTCGGCAGCAATCGAATACTTCTTCGGTCGTGGCGAGCTGTCGCAAGTCGTGGATCAGACGAATCCGCTGTCGATGCTCACGCACGAGCGCCGCTTGTCGGCCCTCGGCCCTGGCGGTTTGAATCGCAAGCGAGCCGGCTTTGAAGTGCGCGACGTACACATTTCGCACTACGGCCGTATCTGCCCGATTGAGACGCCGGAAGGAACGAACATCGGTTTGATTTCGAGCTTGGGCATTTACGCCGGCGTCGATTCGTACGGCTTCCTGGTCACCCCGTATCGGAAGGTGAACAAGGGGAAGCTGTCCGACGAGGTCGTCTGGCTGCGTGCCGATCAAGAAAGCGAAGCGTACCTGGCTCCGGCCGATACGCCGGTCGAGAAGGGGAAGATGCAGGGCGAGACGATCATCGCCCGGTACCGTGCCGACTTCGAGTTGGCGCCGATCGACAAGATCGAATACATGGACGTCGCGCCCAGCCAGATGGTGGGCGTGTCGGCCGGGTTGATCCCGTTCTTGGAACATGACGATGCGAACCGCGCGTTGATGGGTTCGAACATGCAGCGGCAAGCCGTGCCGCTGTTGGTGACCGAACCGCCGATCGTGGCGACGGGCATGGAGCGCGACGTCGCGCAGAATTCGGGCATGCTCGTGCGAGCCCGCAAGAAGGGAACCGTCACCTACGTCGATTCCACTCGCATTGAGATCGGCTCGGAAGTCTACCCGCTGCGCAAGTTCGTGGGGCTGAATGAGCGCACCTGCCAGAACCAAAAGCCGATCATCGAACTGGGGCAGAAGGTCGAGAAGGGGGACGTGCTGGCCGACGGTGCCGCCACCTTCCAAGGTGAGTTGGCACTGGGACGCAACGTCCTGGTGGGCTTCATGGCCTGGGACGGCTTCAACTTCGAAGACGCCATTATCATCAGCGAAGACCTGGTGAAGGACGATACGTACACTTCGCTGCACATCGAAGAGTTCGATATCGAAATTCGCGAAACCAAGCTGGGACGCGAAGAGTTCACCCGCGATATTCCCAACGTCAGCGAGAAGGCCCTGCGCAATCTCGATGACGGCGGCATCGTGCGGATCGGTACCTATGTCCGGCCGGGCGACATCCTGGTGGGCAAGGTCTCGCCGAAGTCGAAGACGGAGCTGACGCCCGAAGAGAAATTGCTGCACGCGATTTTCGGTCGTGCCGGCGAAGACGTGAAGAACGACTCGCTGGAAGTTCCCTCTGGCGTGGAAGGAATCGTGATCGACACGCAGAAGTTCTCGCGCCGGCTGAGCCTGTCGGAAGATGAACGAAAGGCGTTCGAAAAAGCCTTGAAAGAGGCCGAATCCGAAGGCAACGCCCGCATCGCCCAGACTTTCGGCGCGATGGTCGAAGAGCTGGAGACGGTTCTGCAGCGCAAGCTGACCGACGAGGAAGGCAACCCGCTGGTGCGCGACCAGGAGCACAAGTTCGTGGCCGAGCAGGCCAGGAACTTCCGCTTGGAGAAGCTGGATATCCGCAGCCCGCAGCGCAAGACCGAGGTCGAGAAGTCGTTCAAGACGCTGTGGCCCACGGTCGAGACGGCGATCGACGATTGCGATCGCAAGCTCAACTCGATGAAGCGCGGCGATGAGCTGCGCAGCGGCGTGCTGCAGATGGTCAAAGTCTATGTCGCGGCCAAGCGTGTGATTTCGGTGGGCGACAAGATGGCCGGCCGTCACGGTAACAAGGGAGTCATCGCGAAGATTCTACCTCGCGAGGACATGCCCTTCTTGGCGGACGGAACACCGGTGCAGATCCTGCTCAACCCGCTGGGCGTGCCCAGTCGTATGAACGTCGGTCAGATTCTCGAGACGCACCTGGGTTGGGCCGGCGCGAAGCTGGGCTTCCAGGCGATTACGCCGGTATTTGACGGAGCGACTGAGGAAGTGATTCGCAACTGCCTGGTCGAGGCAAATCTACCTCGTCACGGCAAGGCGCAGCTGCACGACGGCCGCACCGGCGAACCGCTCGAGCAAGAGACGACCGTGGGCTACATCTACATGCTCAAGCTGCACCACTTGGTGGACGACAAGGTACATGCCCGGTCGACCGGTCCGTACTCGCTGATCACGCAGCAACCGCTGGGTGGCAAGGCCCGCTTCGGCGGACAGCGATTCGGGGAAATGGAAGTGTGGGCGCTCGAGGCCTATGGCGCCGCGTACATCTTGCAAGAGTTGCTGACGGTGAAGAGCGACGACGTCGAAGGACGTACCAAGATTTACGAATCGATGGTCAAGGGAGAGAACACGCTCGAGGCCGGCACGCCCGCCAGCTTCGACGTTTTGACGAACGAGATTCGCGGCCTCGGCTTGAATATGCAGTTGGAGAAGCGCCGCGTATAG
- the rpoC gene encoding DNA-directed RNA polymerase subunit beta', whose protein sequence is MSTGESSYDRINDYASVKISLARPHDIRSWSFGEVKKPETINYRTYRPEKDGLFCERIFGPEKDWECACGKYRGMKYKGMICDRCGVKVTHSRVRRKRMGHIELAAPVAHIWFFKAMPSRLGNLLDMKTTSLEKVIYFQDYVVVDPKDTPLKRQQLLTEEEYRTARETYGDGSFDADMGAEAVRKLLMALDLVQLSHDLRKDLAETGSKQKQKDLINRLKIVESIRDSDNKPEWMILDVIPVIPPDLRPLVLLDSGNFATSDLNDLYRRIINRNNRLKKLVDLNAPEVIIRNEKRMLQQSVDALFDNNRCKRPVLGSSNRPLKSLTDMIKGKQGRFRENLLGKRVDYSARSVIVVGPALRLHQCGLPKKIALELFQPFIIRRLKELGHADTIKSAKKMLERKDDEVWDILEEVIRNHPVLLNRAPTLHRIGIQAFEPTLVEGNAIKLHPLVCRGFNADFDGDQMAVHLPLSIEAQVEAHVLMMSTNNIFSPANGAPIISPSQDVVMGCYYMTMSLPDRQGDGMCFSSFAEVHLAYSLGKVDTHARIKVKLPPSRRLKTEGEQEGVAGALIETTVGRVMFNDVLPDGMYFYNIPMRSSELAKVISDCYAILGRRATIDLLDDMNRTGFRSSTKSGLSFATDDLITPPTKSKIIGDAEKTVLKFQKLYQRGVITEVERYNQVLDAWTHARERITTEMMAELENDQRAPGYVNPIYLMAHSGARGGVEQIRQLAGMRGLMAKPSGQIIETPIKANFREGLSVLEYFSSTHGARKGLADTALKTADSGYLTRKLADVAQNVVITMEDCGTTQGITKGVIYRGEKVEVRLADSIRGRVSRANIVNPITDDVLVREDELITGEIARRIEELGLEKIQVRSPMTCDATLGVCRRCYGMDLSTSSMVEEGMAVGIIAAQSIGEPGTQLTMRTFHIGGTAARAVEESEIRAKKQGIAKFTRLKVVRNDEGQQVVLTRNGEISLLDPKGRELEKYEIPAGANLMVDENQEVQIGAVLCQWDPHSIPILAEVGGKVRYEDVIEGETMRAERDPSGHQRKMIIEHKGELHPQVVLEDSSGKILDFYYMPEKAHIEVNEGDQISPGTLLAKTPREVSGTQDITGGLPRVTEIFEARKPKDPAVIAEVDGTVELLGEKRRGKRTIVVRSETGIEREHLVSHGKHLRVHAGDFVRAGEALVDGPLVPHDILRISGEEAVQHYLVREIQNVYRSQRVDIDDKHIEIIVAQMLRKVRIESVGDTGLLPGSVMDRFEFRAVNQNLTGCSKISEKGDSDFAAGSIVPKDALEQVNAQIEALGGDSAKGTRPKPATASTQLLGITKAAVQSASFISAASFQETTKVLTEAALAGKVDRLVGLKENVILGHLVPAGTGFHTYQESEVRIRPEALEALAAEKDRILTRSFPLLEGGNEGNGTPSGDGARKDTATSAPASHAPLSSFPSSSTPSSSVPSSLDALLGGGGADSGGDVEE, encoded by the coding sequence GTGAGTACTGGCGAAAGCTCTTACGATCGGATTAACGATTACGCGTCGGTGAAGATCAGCCTGGCCCGGCCGCACGATATTCGTAGCTGGTCGTTCGGCGAGGTGAAAAAGCCCGAGACGATCAACTACCGCACGTACCGCCCGGAAAAAGACGGGCTATTCTGCGAGCGCATTTTCGGCCCGGAAAAGGACTGGGAATGCGCCTGCGGCAAGTACCGCGGGATGAAGTACAAGGGCATGATCTGCGACCGCTGCGGCGTGAAGGTCACGCATAGCCGCGTGCGCCGCAAGCGCATGGGGCACATCGAGCTGGCCGCGCCAGTGGCGCATATCTGGTTCTTCAAGGCTATGCCCAGCCGGTTGGGCAACCTGTTGGACATGAAGACCACGAGCCTGGAGAAGGTGATCTACTTCCAGGATTACGTCGTCGTCGATCCGAAGGACACGCCGTTAAAGCGTCAGCAGTTGCTGACCGAGGAAGAGTATCGCACGGCGCGCGAAACATACGGCGACGGTTCGTTCGACGCCGACATGGGGGCCGAGGCGGTCCGCAAGCTGCTGATGGCGCTCGACCTGGTGCAGTTGTCGCATGACCTGCGCAAGGACCTGGCCGAGACCGGCTCGAAGCAAAAGCAAAAAGACCTGATCAACCGGTTGAAGATCGTCGAGTCGATCCGCGACAGCGACAACAAGCCGGAATGGATGATCCTGGACGTGATTCCGGTGATTCCGCCGGATCTGCGGCCTTTGGTGCTATTGGACTCGGGCAATTTCGCGACTAGCGATTTGAACGACCTCTACCGCCGCATCATCAACCGCAACAACCGGTTGAAGAAGCTGGTCGATCTGAACGCGCCGGAAGTGATCATCCGCAACGAAAAACGCATGCTGCAGCAGTCGGTCGACGCCCTGTTCGACAACAACCGCTGCAAGCGCCCGGTGCTCGGTTCCAGCAATCGCCCGCTGAAATCGCTGACCGACATGATCAAGGGGAAGCAAGGGCGCTTCCGCGAGAACCTGTTGGGCAAGCGCGTTGATTACTCGGCACGTAGCGTGATCGTGGTTGGTCCGGCCTTGCGGCTGCACCAGTGCGGTCTGCCGAAGAAGATCGCGCTCGAATTGTTTCAGCCGTTCATCATTCGCCGCTTGAAGGAGCTCGGCCACGCCGACACGATCAAGAGCGCGAAGAAGATGCTGGAGCGCAAGGATGACGAGGTGTGGGATATCCTCGAAGAGGTGATCCGCAACCATCCGGTGCTGTTGAATCGTGCTCCTACGTTGCACCGCATCGGCATTCAGGCCTTCGAGCCGACGCTGGTCGAAGGCAACGCCATCAAGCTGCACCCGCTCGTATGCCGCGGGTTCAACGCGGACTTCGACGGTGACCAGATGGCGGTGCACTTGCCGCTGTCGATCGAGGCCCAGGTCGAAGCTCACGTGCTGATGATGTCGACCAACAACATCTTCAGCCCGGCCAATGGCGCGCCGATCATTAGCCCGTCACAGGACGTCGTGATGGGTTGCTATTACATGACGATGTCGTTGCCGGACCGTCAGGGGGACGGCATGTGCTTCAGCTCGTTCGCCGAGGTCCACCTGGCGTACTCGTTGGGCAAGGTCGACACGCACGCGCGGATCAAGGTCAAGCTTCCCCCCTCGCGCCGTCTGAAGACCGAAGGGGAACAGGAAGGCGTGGCGGGCGCGCTGATCGAAACAACCGTCGGGCGCGTCATGTTCAACGACGTGCTGCCCGACGGGATGTACTTCTACAACATTCCGATGCGGTCCAGCGAGTTGGCCAAGGTCATTTCGGACTGCTATGCGATCCTAGGCCGGCGAGCCACGATCGACTTGCTGGACGACATGAACCGGACGGGCTTCCGTTCCAGCACTAAGAGCGGTCTGTCGTTCGCCACGGACGATTTGATCACGCCGCCGACGAAGTCGAAGATTATCGGCGACGCGGAAAAGACGGTGCTCAAGTTCCAGAAGTTGTATCAACGCGGTGTGATCACCGAGGTCGAGCGCTACAACCAGGTGCTGGACGCCTGGACGCACGCTCGCGAACGGATCACGACCGAAATGATGGCCGAGCTCGAGAACGATCAACGGGCGCCGGGCTATGTGAACCCGATCTACCTGATGGCGCACTCCGGTGCCCGCGGTGGTGTCGAGCAGATTCGCCAGTTGGCCGGTATGCGTGGTTTGATGGCCAAGCCGTCGGGTCAGATTATCGAGACGCCGATCAAGGCGAACTTCCGCGAAGGCTTGTCGGTGCTCGAGTACTTCAGCTCGACGCACGGTGCCCGCAAGGGTCTGGCCGATACGGCCTTGAAGACGGCCGACAGCGGTTACTTGACGCGTAAGCTGGCCGACGTGGCGCAAAACGTCGTGATCACGATGGAGGATTGCGGCACGACCCAAGGTATCACCAAGGGTGTGATTTACCGCGGCGAGAAGGTGGAAGTGCGGTTGGCGGATTCGATCCGCGGCCGCGTGAGCCGGGCCAACATCGTGAATCCGATCACGGACGACGTGCTGGTTCGCGAGGACGAACTGATCACCGGGGAAATCGCCCGCCGTATCGAAGAGCTGGGACTGGAGAAGATCCAGGTCCGCAGCCCAATGACTTGCGACGCGACCCTGGGTGTCTGCCGGCGGTGCTACGGCATGGACCTTTCGACCAGCTCAATGGTCGAAGAAGGGATGGCCGTGGGTATCATCGCCGCGCAAAGCATCGGCGAGCCGGGCACGCAGTTGACGATGCGTACGTTCCACATCGGTGGTACCGCGGCCCGCGCGGTGGAAGAGAGCGAAATCCGCGCGAAGAAGCAAGGTATCGCGAAGTTCACTCGCTTGAAGGTCGTGCGCAATGACGAAGGTCAGCAAGTCGTGCTGACGCGGAACGGCGAAATCTCGCTGTTGGATCCCAAGGGACGCGAGCTGGAAAAGTACGAAATTCCCGCGGGTGCCAACCTGATGGTCGACGAAAACCAAGAGGTGCAGATCGGCGCCGTCCTCTGCCAATGGGATCCGCACAGTATTCCGATTCTGGCCGAGGTGGGTGGTAAGGTCCGCTACGAAGACGTCATCGAAGGCGAAACGATGCGTGCCGAGCGCGATCCGAGCGGTCACCAACGCAAGATGATCATCGAGCACAAGGGTGAGTTGCACCCGCAAGTCGTGCTGGAAGATTCGAGCGGCAAGATCCTCGACTTCTATTACATGCCCGAAAAGGCACATATCGAAGTGAACGAAGGGGACCAGATTTCTCCGGGTACCCTGCTGGCCAAGACGCCGCGCGAAGTGTCCGGTACGCAGGACATTACCGGCGGTCTGCCGCGAGTCACCGAGATTTTCGAGGCTCGCAAGCCGAAGGATCCGGCCGTTATCGCCGAGGTCGACGGCACCGTCGAACTGTTGGGCGAGAAGCGCCGCGGCAAGCGGACCATTGTTGTACGCAGCGAGACGGGCATCGAACGCGAACATCTGGTGTCGCACGGCAAGCACTTGCGCGTTCATGCCGGAGACTTCGTTCGGGCCGGCGAGGCGTTGGTCGACGGGCCGCTGGTGCCGCACGACATTCTCCGCATTTCGGGCGAAGAGGCCGTGCAGCACTACCTGGTGCGCGAAATTCAGAACGTTTACCGCAGTCAGCGCGTGGATATCGATGACAAGCACATCGAGATCATCGTGGCTCAGATGCTTCGCAAGGTGCGCATCGAGAGCGTCGGCGATACGGGGCTACTGCCGGGCAGCGTGATGGACCGCTTCGAGTTCCGTGCCGTGAATCAGAATCTGACCGGCTGCTCGAAGATCTCCGAGAAGGGGGATAGCGATTTCGCCGCCGGATCGATCGTACCGAAGGACGCCTTAGAGCAAGTCAACGCCCAGATCGAGGCGCTCGGTGGCGACTCGGCCAAGGGAACCCGTCCGAAGCCGGCCACGGCCAGCACGCAGTTGTTGGGCATTACCAAGGCTGCGGTGCAAAGTGCCAGCTTTATCTCGGCCGCCAGTTTCCAGGAAACCACGAAGGTGCTGACCGAGGCGGCCTTGGCCGGCAAGGTCGATCGCCTGGTGGGTTTGAAGGAAAATGTGATCCTTGGACACTTGGTGCCTGCCGGTACCGGTTTCCACACGTATCAAGAATCCGAAGTCCGCATTCGGCCCGAGGCGCTCGAAGCCTTGGCCGCCGAAAAGGATCGGATCCTCACCCGCAGCTTCCCGCTGTTGGAAGGGGGCAACGAGGGGAACGGTACGCCATCGGGGGACGGTGCCCGCAAGGACACCGCCACGAGCGCTCCGGCGAGCCATGCTCCTTTGAGTAGTTTTCCGTCGAGCAGTACTCCTTCGAGTAGCGTGCCGTCGAGTCTCGACGCATTGCTGGGCGGAGGGGGGGCTGATTCGGGGGGAGACGTCGAAGAATAG
- the rpsL gene encoding 30S ribosomal protein S12, which translates to MPTINQLVKKARRKPRKFSKSPVLERCPQKRGVCLQVKTMTPKKPNSALRKIARVRLSNSKEVTVYIPGEGHSLQEHSIVLVRGGRVRDLPGVRYHVVRGALDTLGVSGRKQSRSLYGAKKG; encoded by the coding sequence ATGCCAACGATCAATCAGCTCGTGAAGAAAGCGCGTCGCAAGCCGCGCAAGTTCAGCAAGTCGCCAGTCTTGGAGCGCTGCCCGCAGAAGCGCGGCGTGTGCCTCCAGGTCAAGACGATGACGCCGAAGAAGCCGAATTCCGCCCTGCGGAAGATCGCTCGCGTCCGCCTGAGCAACAGCAAGGAAGTTACGGTTTACATTCCGGGCGAAGGGCACAGCTTGCAAGAGCACTCGATCGTGCTCGTGCGCGGCGGCCGCGTCCGCGACTTGCCGGGTGTGCGCTATCACGTTGTCCGCGGTGCGCTTGATACGCTGGGCGTATCGGGGCGTAAGCAATCGCGCAGCTTGTACGGGGCGAAGAAGGGTTAA